A stretch of DNA from Streptomyces xanthii:
CACGGCACCCCCGACGAGGTCCGCTCCGGACTCGACGACCTCCAGAAGCGCACCGGCGCCGACGAGCTCATGCTGACGGCCAACGCCCACAGCGGAGACGTCCGCCTGCGCTCGTACGAACTCATCGCCGACGCCTACGGACTCCCGGGCGCCGGCGCCTGACGCCCGCCCCCGCCGGCCGGGAGCCCAGCCTGATCCGAACAAAAGGTCCTAGGGCGTGTCTTCAAACTCCCGCCTGCTTCACGGCGTCTGGCACGCACTCTCGGCGCACCGGGCGAAGACCCAAGTAGCTCCGCTACGAGGGCCTGCGCCCGGCACGCCGAGAGCACGCACCAGACGCCGCGAAGCCGCCCTCCGGGCGACGACGGGAGTTTGAAGACACGCCCTAGGCGGCGCTCCCGGCCAGCAGCGCGGAGATCCCCTCCGCGGCGACCGCCCGCGAGTACAGCCAGCCCTGCCCCGTGTCGCACCCGATCCGGCGCAGCCGCTCCGCCTGCTCCGACGTCTCGACGCACTCCGCGATCACGGTGAGCCCGAGCCGGTGCGCCAGCTGCACCAGCGCCTCGACGATCATCGCGTCCGCCGGGTCGGACGCGGCCGCGCCGCCGTGGCCGCCGCCGTCCTGGAAGCCGCGCACGAACGATCCGTCGAGCTTCAGCACCGACACCGGCAGCCGGCTCAGATACGCGAGGTTCGAGTACCCGGTGCCGAAGTCGTCGATGGCGATGGCGACCCCCATGTCGCTGAGCGCCTGCAGCGCCTGCAACGGCCGCCCCGCCGAACCCATCACGGCCGACTCCGTCAGCTCCAGCTGCAACAGGTGCGGCGGCAGACGCGTCTCCTCCAGGATCTGCGCCACGTCCGCCACGAGATCCGAGTCCCAGACCTGACGCACCGCCACGTTCACGCTCACGACGACCGGTTCGGCCTCCGGATGCGCCAGCTGCCAGGCCCGCGCCTGCCGGCAGGCGGTCCGCAGCACCCACCGCCCCAGCTGCACGATCGACCCGTCCTCCTCGGCCAGACCGATGAACCGATTCGGCGTGAGCAGGCCGAACTGGGGGTGCCGCCAGCGCACCAGCGCCTCCACCCCGGACAGCCCGCCGTCGGCCATCCGCACCAGCGGCTGGTACTCGAGCACGAACTCCCCACGCTCCACCGCCGGCCGCAGCCCCGAGGAGAGCGCCTGCCGTGTCATCCGGTGCGCGTTGCGCTCCGGGTCGAACAGGGTCCAGCGCGCCTTGCCGTCCGCCTTCGCCCAGTACAGCGTGGTGTCCGCGGCCTGCATCAGCCCTGTCGTCGTGGTCCCCGAGACATGCCGCTCCACGACCCCGATCGACGCCGACACCGACAGCCGCTGCCCCGCGAGGTCGAACGGCTCCTGCAACGCGGCGAGCACCGACTCCGCCAGATCCGCCAGCTGCTCGGTGCCCGTCGAGTCCTCCACGAGCAGCGCGAACTCGTCGCCGCCCAGCCGGGCCACCAGCGGGGTCCCCGTCGCCGTGGCGGCCAGCGCCGCGCAGCGCGTCAGCCGGTCGGCGACTGCGGTCAGCAGCCGGTCGCCGACGTGGTGGCCGAGCGTGTCGTTGACCGCCTTGAACCCGTCGAGGTCGAGATAGCACAGGCCCACCCGCCCGGTCGCGCCCGTCCCCTCGTACGCGCCCGTCTCCAGCGCGGCCGTGACCCGCTCGAAGAACAGGGCCCGGTTGGGCAGCCGGGTCACCGGGTCGTGCATCTCCAAGTGCCGCAGCCGCGCCGCGAGTTCACGCCGGGCGCTGATGTCGGTGAGCGAGATCAGCGTCGTCTCGGTGCCCGGCACGGGGCCGACCGTGATCTGCGCCCACACCGAGCGCCCCGTGGCGTGCTTGAGGCGGCGGGTGCGGGTCAGCCGGGCCTGCCGCCCGCGCAGCACCTCGCGGTACGCGTTCCAGGTGCGCGGGTCCGAACCGAGGTCGAGCAGCTCCGCGGCGTCCCGGCCGGTCAGCGCGTCGCCGCCGGCGCCGTCGAGCAGGACGCGGGCCGCCGTGTTGGCCGCCACGATCAGGCCGGCCGGGTCGACGACGACCATGGCGAGTGGCGAGGCGAGGAACGCCGACCGCAGGGGGTTCCTCGCCTGTGCCTCCGGCGGCTCCTGCGCCCGCTCGGCACTCTCCGTGAGGGTGTGGCCGGGGCGCGGGCCGGGCGGGCAGGTATCCGTCGCGGTCGTGGGCCCTTCTGGCTGTGCGCTCACCGCTCGCTCCCGCTCTGCGTCGTCTGGATGCGTGATCTGGTGCGGCCGGGTCCCGGCAGAAAGTGTGCCGATCATAGAGGCAGGTCGGACGGCCCATCCAGCCTGCGGGAGCCCGGTGACCGCCGCACGCCCGTCGGCCGGCCCCGCGCCAGATCGTTTCTGCTCAAGGTGCGTCGCGGTCGTGCCGTGGTCCGTGCACAGCCCGACCGCCTGTGACGTTCTGTGACCGCCCGGCGTGTCACCCCGTCACTCGTCCGGGCCAGATAAAGAGGGCGCAGTACTACAAACACCCACAGTCTGGGTGGGGTGTCCCGCTTTCCCCACCCGGAGGTCGACTTGCCGCGTCCGCAGCCACCCGGGGGAGTGGAGAAGCCCCGGCCGCGCGCCGTCGCGGCGGCGCTCACCGCTCTCACCGCCCTGGCCGCCACAGGCCTGGTCGCGGGTCCCGCGTCCGCCGCCCCCTATGGCGGGCCCTGCGCCCTGGAGCGCACCGCCGCCCACCACTCCGAGGGCCTCGACACGTGGAACGAGGCGTATCCGCGGCCCGGCAAGCGGCTCGACGCCGTGATGGTCTTCCTCTCGTTCCCCGACGCGGAACCGCAGACCAGCCCGCAGGAACTGGCCGCCGACCACTTCCCGGCCACCACCCGCTTCTTCGAGCAGGCCTCCTACGGCCGCTTCGAACTCGTGCCGCATCCGCAGACCCGCTGGATCCAGATGCCGCACGACTCCACCTCGTACGCCATAAAGCGGGACTGGAGCGCGGCGCACCGCAGCGACTACCTGCGCGACGCGCTCGCCGCCGCCGACCCCGTGACCGACTTCAGCAAGTACGACGTCGTCTACCTCGTCGCCGACCCGGACGCGCCCGGCGTCGACTCCGACGCCACCAAGGTCGTCAACTTCGACCGGCCGATGCGGGCCGACGGCACGGACATCCGGCGCGTCGTCACCGTCTTCGAACGGCACCCCCCGGACCGCAACGTCCTCGCCCACGAGACCGGGCACGTCTTCGACCTGCCCGACCTCTACCACCGGCCCTCCGACGGCAAGGGGGACTGGGACACGTACGTGGGGGACTGGGACGTCATGGGCAGCCAGTTCGGGCTCGCGCCGGATCTGTTCGGCTGGCACAAGTGGAAGCTGGGGTGGCTGGACCCGGGACAGGTCCGCTGCGTCAGCGACACCGGGCCGACGCGGCTCACCCTGGAGCCGCTCAGCACCGGGCCCGATGCGCGGGGCGCCGCGTTCGGCACGGGGGACGGGACGAAGCTCGCCGTCGTCCGTACGGGGCCGTCCAGCGCGATCGCCGTCGAGGCGCGCGGAGGCACGGGCAACGACACCGGCACCTGTACGCGGGGGATCCTCGTCTACCGGGTCCGCAGCGACTCCACCTCCGGTGACGGGCCGGTCCAGGTCCTCGACACGCACCCGGGTACGGGGGCCTGCTACGGCGAATCCGTCTACCCACCGCTGGCCGACGCCCCCCTGGAGGTGGGCGAGAGCTTCACCCTGCCCGGGGAACACATCCGCATCGAAGCGGAATCCCGCACACCCTCAGGCTCCTGGAACCTGAAAATCACCACAGGCTGACCACGCTGGTCGCGTCGACCTAGCGTTGGGCAGTCTGCCGCCTGGGCCGGCACGGTGGGCAAGGCGGCACCCAGGTGCCGGGTGCGCGAATCGGTCGGCCTCGGCTACGGCGTCGGCGCCGTAGGGGCTGAGCATCGTCGCCGACTGCTGCGCCGTCGTGGCTGGTCGCGCAGTTCCCCGCGCCCCTGAAGGCGCACTTCGTGCGCCCCCAGGGCCTCGCTGATCGCGCCCCCGTGACGGAGTCGCCGACTGGTCGGCGGCGGGCAAAAGCGAAGGCCCCCCGCTGTTGCGAGGGGCCTTGCTGTCGGTGCGCCATCAGGGACTCGAACCCCGGACACGCGGATTAAGAGTCCGCTGCTCTAACCAACTGAGCTAATGGCGCCGGCTGACGTCGTAGACATTAGCATCGCGATCGGCGGACCGAGAAATCGATATGCGCACCGTCGCCCGGGCCGCCCGCACGCACGCCCAGAGCAGCACCTCGGGCCCCGGCAACCAGGGCCGTCGCGTGTCCGGAGCCACCACCCACCGGGACCGCGCGTGCGCCGGCGCGAGGGACAGCGGCGCGGGAACGGTCACCGCGTCGCCGGGCCCGTGACACAGCAGCGGCGGCACCGCCGGACCCCACTCCTCCCACTCCAGCAGCGACGGCAGCCGCTGCGCCGTACCGGGCGCCGTGAAGAGGAGCATGCGTCCCCGGTGCGCCGCGACCGGCCCCGTACCGGGCCCCTGGTCCCACAGCCGGTCCAGCATCCGCCGGCCGAAGATCGCCGGAACGTTCACCACGTCGAAGACGGAGCCGCAGGGCAGCACCACGGGTGCGTCGGGGCGGGACTCCCAGTCGGCCAGCGTCGAACGCGGATACGTTCCGGCCGAGGCGAGCCACGCGGCGCCCTCGGGGGTGAGCCCCGAGGCGTCGAGGTGGTCCTGGAACGCGGTGGCCGGCGGCATGAGGTGCGGGTGTGCGGTGCTCATGTCCCCTACATCTACGGGCTGTGAGAGCCCGCTTCCCGAGAGTTGCGGGAATTCAGGACAGGAGGGGGCGGGGCGGAGTATCTTGCCCCCTCGGCATATGCCACCAGGTCATTACGGGCGGTCAGTCGGTGTCGTCCCGGGCACCGCGCAGCAGGTCACGGCCGAACTCGACCATCTTCTTCGCATAGTCCTCGGTCCACTCCGCGCGCTCCGCGATGTCCGCCGTCGTCAGCCGGTCGAACCGGCGCGGATCGGCGAGCTGCGCGGCCGCGATCGCCTGGAACTCCATGGACCGGTCGGCCGCCGCGCGGAAGGCGTGGGTCAGCTCGGTCGCCCGGCCGAGCAGCTCGCGGGGGTCCGCGATCGACTCCAGGTCGAAGAAGTGCTCCGGGTCCGCGGTGGCCTCCGCGGGCTCGAAGATCAGCGGGGCGGGCCGCAACCGTGGTCGCGGGGTACGGGGCCGCTCGGGCTCCGCCATGGTGGTCCTCCTTGGTTCCGGCTACGTCTTCATTGTCCGGCACCCCGCAAGACCACCCTCTGGCCTCAGGGACTCCAGCTCACCCGATGGCCTCCGGCCTCAGGGTCTCCAGGTCACCCTGTGCCGCGACAACCGGTCCAGTACCGCATGGTTCGCCTCCCACCCGTCCGGGAACTTCACCGTGACCCCCAGTTGGACCGGGTCCGTCGACGGGTGGGCGTCGAGGAGATCGGGGATGCCGGCGCGGCTGATGACGATGCAGGCGTGGCGGTGGCGGGACGCCAGGACGCACAGGCGGCCCGTCTCCAGGTGGAAGGCTGTCGCGTCGGGGCGGCCCGACAACGGGTGCAGGACCACCGTCACGTCGAACTCCATGCCCTGCAGCCGGTTCGCCGTGTCGACCGTCACCCCCGTCACGTCCAGCTCCGCGAGCGCGGCCCGTACGGCGGCCGCCTGGTCACGGTGCGCGGTGCCGACACAGATCCGGTCCGCGGTCAGCGCCCCCTCGCGCGGCTCCCGCTCGGAGTACGTGACCCCGTCCCGGTCGAGCAGGCGCCGTACGACGAGAGACACCGCCCGTACCGCCTCCGGGTCCGTGCGCGGGGTGTGCGCCGCGGGCAGTTCGAGCAGACCCCAGCCGGAGCGGGCCGCCTCGTCGATCACCAGGTCCGGTCCCGAACCGTCCGACGGGACGCGGAAGTCCAGCGCCCGGTCCCCCTCGTCCGTGCCGCTGCGGAACTCCGTGAAGGGATAGAAGGCCTTCGACACCAGCGGCGCCGCCGTCGCGGGGAGCCGCCACGACACCGGGAGGCGGTGCTGCGGCAGTTCGGGGTTGTGCGCGAGCAGCGTCGACACCGCCGAGGCCGACGGGTCGTAGGACAGGCCCGCCCACTGTTCGGAGCCGACGATCGAGAACGGGTCCAACTGCCCCGGGTCGCCCACGAACAGCGCCCGCTCGAACAGCCCCGCCACGGCGAGCAGCGCGTCCGACCGCATCTGGTACGCCTCGTCGACGATCGCGTGCCGCCACGGCTCGTCGACCTTCACGTGCGCCCACTTCGCGGCCGTCGAGATGACGACGGGGAGCGGTGCGAGATCGCCGGCCTTCGCCGAGGTGCGGACGTTCGGCAGGTCGTCCAGGGCCTTGTCGTACGCGTCGGCGTCGCTGCTGTGCAGGCGGCCCACGGGCAGCTCGGGGCTCTTGTCGTGGAGCCGTACGACGAGGTCGTCCACCTGCGCGTTCGTCTGCGCGACGATCATCAACGGGCGGCCCGCGTCCGCGAGTTCGAGCGCGGCCCGCACGACGAGGGTCGACTTCCCGGCGCCGGGCGGGGAGTCGACGACGACACCGCGCGCGTCCCCGTGCAGTGTGTCGCGCAGGATGCCCTCGGTCGCCCGGGACGCCTCGGCTCCCGGGTCGAACGTGTCCGGCGTGCTCACCGTGCTCACAGGATGTCCTCCGCCGTCGTCGCGTCCGGTGCCTCCGCGCCCGCCCCCGGCGGACCGCCGTGCGTCCACGGCGTCGCCTCCGGATCCGGCAGCTTCGGCCCGCCGCGCTGCTCGTGCTCGAACAGCGTCCAGCACATCTGGTCGCCCTTCCGCGGCACGGACCCCTCCTCGGGCTCCTTGCCGCGCCCCATCTTGTCCAGGATCCGCAGCACCACCGCGTCCTCGCCCTCGTACGCCACGAACTCGGCGCTCTGCGGCTTGCCTCCGAGCGAGCGGTACACCTTCACGCGCTCCGCGAGGTGCGGCCGGTCGTCCGTGCGCACGGTGACCAGCGGGCGCGGCCGCTTCTTCTCGCTGTACGCGGACACGACCTCCGTCACCTCGCCCGCGAACGCCTCCCCGGCGAGCCGCCGCCCGGCCATCACCAGCGGGTCG
This window harbors:
- a CDS encoding putative bifunctional diguanylate cyclase/phosphodiesterase, which codes for MSAQPEGPTTATDTCPPGPRPGHTLTESAERAQEPPEAQARNPLRSAFLASPLAMVVVDPAGLIVAANTAARVLLDGAGGDALTGRDAAELLDLGSDPRTWNAYREVLRGRQARLTRTRRLKHATGRSVWAQITVGPVPGTETTLISLTDISARRELAARLRHLEMHDPVTRLPNRALFFERVTAALETGAYEGTGATGRVGLCYLDLDGFKAVNDTLGHHVGDRLLTAVADRLTRCAALAATATGTPLVARLGGDEFALLVEDSTGTEQLADLAESVLAALQEPFDLAGQRLSVSASIGVVERHVSGTTTTGLMQAADTTLYWAKADGKARWTLFDPERNAHRMTRQALSSGLRPAVERGEFVLEYQPLVRMADGGLSGVEALVRWRHPQFGLLTPNRFIGLAEEDGSIVQLGRWVLRTACRQARAWQLAHPEAEPVVVSVNVAVRQVWDSDLVADVAQILEETRLPPHLLQLELTESAVMGSAGRPLQALQALSDMGVAIAIDDFGTGYSNLAYLSRLPVSVLKLDGSFVRGFQDGGGHGGAAASDPADAMIVEALVQLAHRLGLTVIAECVETSEQAERLRRIGCDTGQGWLYSRAVAAEGISALLAGSAA
- a CDS encoding M6 family metalloprotease domain-containing protein, which gives rise to MPRPQPPGGVEKPRPRAVAAALTALTALAATGLVAGPASAAPYGGPCALERTAAHHSEGLDTWNEAYPRPGKRLDAVMVFLSFPDAEPQTSPQELAADHFPATTRFFEQASYGRFELVPHPQTRWIQMPHDSTSYAIKRDWSAAHRSDYLRDALAAADPVTDFSKYDVVYLVADPDAPGVDSDATKVVNFDRPMRADGTDIRRVVTVFERHPPDRNVLAHETGHVFDLPDLYHRPSDGKGDWDTYVGDWDVMGSQFGLAPDLFGWHKWKLGWLDPGQVRCVSDTGPTRLTLEPLSTGPDARGAAFGTGDGTKLAVVRTGPSSAIAVEARGGTGNDTGTCTRGILVYRVRSDSTSGDGPVQVLDTHPGTGACYGESVYPPLADAPLEVGESFTLPGEHIRIEAESRTPSGSWNLKITTG
- a CDS encoding bifunctional DNA primase/polymerase, with amino-acid sequence MSTAHPHLMPPATAFQDHLDASGLTPEGAAWLASAGTYPRSTLADWESRPDAPVVLPCGSVFDVVNVPAIFGRRMLDRLWDQGPGTGPVAAHRGRMLLFTAPGTAQRLPSLLEWEEWGPAVPPLLCHGPGDAVTVPAPLSLAPAHARSRWVVAPDTRRPWLPGPEVLLWACVRAARATVRISISRSADRDANVYDVSRRH
- a CDS encoding AAA family ATPase, translated to MSTVSTPDTFDPGAEASRATEGILRDTLHGDARGVVVDSPPGAGKSTLVVRAALELADAGRPLMIVAQTNAQVDDLVVRLHDKSPELPVGRLHSSDADAYDKALDDLPNVRTSAKAGDLAPLPVVISTAAKWAHVKVDEPWRHAIVDEAYQMRSDALLAVAGLFERALFVGDPGQLDPFSIVGSEQWAGLSYDPSASAVSTLLAHNPELPQHRLPVSWRLPATAAPLVSKAFYPFTEFRSGTDEGDRALDFRVPSDGSGPDLVIDEAARSGWGLLELPAAHTPRTDPEAVRAVSLVVRRLLDRDGVTYSEREPREGALTADRICVGTAHRDQAAAVRAALAELDVTGVTVDTANRLQGMEFDVTVVLHPLSGRPDATAFHLETGRLCVLASRHRHACIVISRAGIPDLLDAHPSTDPVQLGVTVKFPDGWEANHAVLDRLSRHRVTWRP